The following are from one region of the Sorghum bicolor cultivar BTx623 chromosome 2, Sorghum_bicolor_NCBIv3, whole genome shotgun sequence genome:
- the LOC110432561 gene encoding serine/arginine repetitive matrix protein 2-like isoform X2, with the protein MEYISPERNLEGTCGDPGPLFGDQGGSLLDHLGYQGGGIPQHESPTLDHGLLVDPADAIPYLSTDSPPFMNDQITCNVMKSASASPESSMKQPQEPLNIESDVQNDAAEQNVHNCNSEEQITSLGCDEHQNTEVIGAVLPPKLLESSGNDISNFQPETTYSDAYHGDSLLTENSSKGYQLNNSGAPADDIPNSPALQMENEEMEKLHETSHNENSGSEDDQMNGRKPFPINGRDNEKFNTSAVPPSWEQTEQKNPGTRNGSSTPDNQFDSPPDRFARLERDTPSPDGRVSPERFARLERDTPSPDGRISPPVEGSHAHQSEKMESQYRAKDVGELAHSESPSIRHRSRSSEKHDPSRKRASSRELSPHARHSSPVERKRRRESRHGDVSPRQRSASPRRRSTPPRRRSISPRRSSHKRRESPRRGDSPRRRHSPRRRESPRKRDSPRRRDSPRRRDSPRRRDSPKRRDSPRRRDRSKSRSPSRKHDTSRHRKEHDRSRSRSPHSRDHHRRSPRHSPRRRSPPTSHRHRSPRRHWSPPANRKTGLGKPGKNLFIAGFSYATTERDLEKKFGKFGRVTSARVVRDKRTGDSRGFGFLSLEKDEDADAAIRACDETEWNGRIILVEKSKAPAW; encoded by the exons ATGGAGTACATATCCCCTGAGAGAAATCTGGAGGGGACTTGTGGAGATCCTGGGCCATTATTTGGAGACCAAGGTGGCAGCCTGTTGGACCACTTGGGTTATCAAGGAGGAGGAATTCCACAACATGAGTCTCCAACACTGGATCATGGACTTTTGGTTGATCCAGCTGATGCAATTCCGTATTTATCTACAGATTCTCCGCCCTTCATGAATGATCAAATCACTTGTAATGTAATGAAATCTGCTTCAGCTAGTCCAGAATCTTCGATGAAACAACCTCAAGAACCTCTTAATATAGAATCTGATGTACAGAATGATGCAGCTGAACAAAATGTTCACAATTGTAACTCTGAAGAACAGATCACTTCTCTGGGCTGTGATGAACATCAGAACACAGAAGTGATTGGTGCAGTGTTGCCTCCAAAGCTTCTTGAAAGCAGTGGTAATGATATATCAAACTTTCAACCAGAAACTACATATTCTGATGCCTACCATGGTGACTCTTTGTTAACTGAAAATAGTAGTAAGGGTTACCAGCTTAACAATAGTGGGGCTCCTGCTGATGATATTCCAAACTCTCCTGCGCTTCAGATGGAAAATGAGGAGATGGAAAAGTTACATGAGACTTCTCACAATGAAAACAGTGGGTCAGAGGATGATCAAATGAATGGTAGGAAACCTTTCCCCATTAATGGTCGAGACAATGAGAAGTTTAACACTTCAGCTGTACCTCCTTCTTGGGAACAGACAGAGCAGAAAAATCCTGGTACTAGAAATGGAAGTTCAACTCCAGACAATCAATTTGATTCTCCACCGGACAGGTTTGCAAGACTGGAAAGGGACACACCATCTCCAGATGGGAGAGTATCCCCTGAAAGGTTTGCAAGACTGGAAAGGGATACCCCATCTCCAGACGGGAGGATATCTCCTCCAGTTGAAGGTTCACATGCCCATCAATCTGAGAAGATGGAGTCACAATATCGTGCCAAAGATGTTGGTGAGTTAGCTCATTCTGAAAGCCCATCGATAAGACATCGGTCCCGATCTTCTGAAAAACATGACCCCAGCCGCAAAAGAGCCTCGTCAAGGGAGTTATCTCCACACGCGCGACATAGTTCTCCTGTAGAAAGGAAAAGACGGAGAGAGTCTCGACATGGTGATGTGTCGCCTCGACAAAGATCTGCATCTCCTCGAAGAAGATCTACACCCCCTCGAAGAAGATCTATATCCCCTCGAAGGTCCTCACACAAGAGGAGGGAATCACCAAGAAGGGGAGACTCACCTAGGAGGAGGCACTCACCTAGGAGGAGGGAGTCACCAAGGAAGAGAGATTCACCAAGGAGGAGAGACTCACCAAGGAGGAGAGACTCACCAAGGAGGAGAGACTCACCAAAAAGGAGGGATTCCCCAAGGAGGAGGGATAGGTCAAAATCAAGGTCACCTTCAAGAAAACATGATACCTCTAGACATAGAAAAGAACATGATAGATCTCGGTCCAGGTCTCCCCACTCGAGGGATCATCACAGGCGATCTCCAAG GCATTCGCCAAGGCGCAGATCACCCCCAACTAGTCATCGCCATCGTTCACCAAGAAGACATTGGTCACCACCTGCCAACAGGAAGACTGGATTGGGTAAGCCTGGAAAGAATCTCTTTATTGCAGGATTTAGCTATGCCACCACTGAGCGAGATTTGGAGAAGAAATTTGGCAAGTTTGGACGTGTAACAAGTGCACGTGTTGTTCGTGATAAACG AACTGGAGATTCCCGTGGCTTTGGATTCTTATCCTTGGAGAAGGATGAGGATGCTGATGCAGCAATCCGTGCTTGTGACGAGACTGAGTGGAATGGGAGGATCATTCTTGTGGAGAAGTCAAAGGCACCTGCATGGTGA
- the LOC110432856 gene encoding calcium-dependent protein kinase 2, whose product MGQCCSRATAPDSGRGGTNGYGYSNQAKPAQAPPSYNLPQQAAEVRYTPPAMNAPVVPPVTVPPKPTADTILGKQYEDVRSVYSLGKELGRGQFGVTYLCTEIATGRQYACKSISKRKLTSKADREDIRREIQIMQHLSGQPNIVEFRGAYEDKSNVHVVMELCAGGELFDRIIAKGHYTERAAATICRAVVNVVNICHFMGVMHRDLKPENFLLATKEENAMLKATDFGLSVFIEEGKMYRDIVGSAYYVAPEVLRRSYGKEIDVWSAGVILYILLSGVPPFWAETEKGIFDAILREEIDFESQPWPSISESAKDLVRKMLTRDPKKRLTSAQVLQHPWLREGGDASDKPIDSAVLSRMKQFRAMNKLKKMALKVIASNLNEEEIKGLKQMFMNMDTDNSGTITYEELKVGLAKLGSKLSEAEVKQLMEAADVDGNGSIDYVEFITATMHRHKLERDEHLFKAFQYFDKDNSGFITRDELESALIEHEMGDTSTIKEIISEVDTDNDGRINYEEFCAMMRGGMQQPMRLK is encoded by the exons ATGGGGCAGTGTTGCAGCAGAGCGACGGCCCCGGACTCTGGACGGGGAGGCACCAATGGTTATGGCTACTCTAACCAGGCAAAGCCAGCGCAAGCACCTCCGAGTTACAACCTTCCTCAGCAGGCGGCCGAGGTGAGGTACACGCCGCCGGCGATGAACGCACCGGTAGTCCCACCTGTGACTGTGCCACCGAAGCCAACGGCGGACACGATTCTTGGCAAGCAGTACGAGGACGTGCGCTCTGTCTACTCCCTCGGGAAGGAGCTTGGCCGGGGCCAGTTTGGGGTGACATACCTCTGTACAGAGATTGCCACTGGTAGGCAGTACGCCTGCAAGTCCATCTCCAAGCGCAAGCTCACCAGCAAGGCAGACAGGGAGGACATTCGAAGGGAGATCCAGATCATGCAGCATCTGTCTGGACAGCCAAACATTGTCGAGTTCCGGGGAGCATACGAGGACAAGAGCAATGTCCATGTGGTGATGGAGCTCTGTGCAGGCGGGGAGCTCTTCGATCGCATCATTGCAAAGGGGCACTACACAGAACGTGCAGCTGCGACAATCTGCAGAGCAGTTGTGAATGTTGTCAACATTTGCCACTTCATGGGTGTGATGCATCGTGATCTGAAACCTGAAAACTTCTTGCTTGCGACCAAGGAGGAGAATGCAATGCTCAAGGCCACTGATTTTGGGCTTTCTGTCTTCATTGAAGAAG GAAAGATGTACAGGGACATTGTTGGGAGTGCTTATTATGTTGCTCCTGAAGTCCTTAGGCGCAGCTATGGAAAAGAGATAGATGTTTGGAGTGCAGGTGTTATTTTGTACATTCTTCTCAGTGGCGTGCCTCCATTTTGGGCTG AAACTGAAAAGGGGATATTTGATGCTATTCTGCGTGAGGAGATTGACTTTGAAAGTCAACCTTGGCCATCAATTTCTGAGAGTGCTAAAGACTTGGTTAGAAAGATGTTGACACGAGATCCAAAGAAAAGACTGACTTCAGCTCAAGTTCTTC AACATCCATGGCTCAGAGAAGGTGGGGACGCATCTGATAAGCCTATCGACAGTGCTGTTCTTTCTAGAATGAAACAGTTCAGAGCAATGAATAAGCTGAAAAAAATGGCCCTAAAG GTTATTGCTTCAAACCTTAACGAGGAAGAGATCAAGGGGTTAAAGCAAATGTTCATGAACATGGACACAGACAATAGTGGCACAATCACATATGAAGAACTCAAAGTAGGATTAGCCAAACTTGGATCAAAGCTGTCAGAAGCTGAAGTAAAACAGTTGATGGAGGCT GCTGATGTTGATGGGAATGGATCCATTGACTATGTTGAGTTCATCACTGCCACAATGCATAGACACAAGCTCGAAAGAGACGAGCATTTGTTTAAGGCATTCCAGTACTTCGATAAAGACAACAGTGG CTTCATCACAAGAGATGAACTGGAATCTGCTTTGATCGAGCATGAGATGGGCGACACGAGTACAATAAAGGAGATCATATCAGAAGTTGACACGGACAAT GATGGGAGGATTAACTATGAGGAGTTTTGCGCAATGATGAGAGGAGGGATGCAGCAGCCAATGAGGCTCAAGTAG
- the LOC110433044 gene encoding reactive Intermediate Deaminase A, chloroplastic isoform X2 has translation MAWSAAAVSRFAATSPAAAPISVRLGAAASRSSLSFSSGRRRSVAASLSTSATAVKEAVQTEKAPAALGPYSQAIKANNLVFVSGVLGLNPETGKFVSENVEEQTEQVMKNMGEILKASGASYSSVVKTTIMLADLQDFKKVNEVYGKYICGSCCRFPGTCTCTFNIPSGSAATECQD, from the exons ATGGCgtggagcgccgccgccgtctccagGTTCGCCGCCACCTCCCCGGCCGCGGCACCCATCTCCGTCAGGCTCGGAGCCGCCGCCTCCCGCTCCTCCCTGTCCTTCTCCAGCGGGCGACGCCGCTCCGTCGCCGCGTCCCTCTCGACCTCCGCCACCG CTGTAAAGGAGGCTGTTCAGACAGAGAAGGCACCGGCAGCTCTAGGCCCTTATTCTCAGGCCATCAAAGCAAACAATCTTGTGTTTGTTTCTGGAGTTCTTGGCTTGAATCCTGAG ACCGGGAAGTTTGTATCTGAAAATGTTGAGGAGCAAACTGAGCAG GTTATGAAGAACATGGGCGAGATATTGAAAGCAAGTGGTGCTAGTTATTCTTCAGTTGTGAAGACAACAATCAT GTTGGCTGATCTGCAGGATTTCAAGAAAGTGAACGAGGTCTATGGCAAAT ATATTTGCGGTTCTTGTTGCAGATTTCCCGGCACCTGCACCTGCACGTTCAACATACCAAGTGGCAGCGCTGCCACTGAATGCCAGGATTGA
- the LOC110433044 gene encoding reactive Intermediate Deaminase A, chloroplastic isoform X1, protein MAWSAAAVSRFAATSPAAAPISVRLGAAASRSSLSFSSGRRRSVAASLSTSATAVKEAVQTEKAPAALGPYSQAIKANNLVFVSGVLGLNPETGKFVSENVEEQTEQVMKNMGEILKASGASYSSVVKTTIMLADLQDFKKVNEVYGKYFPAPAPARSTYQVAALPLNARIEIECIAAL, encoded by the exons ATGGCgtggagcgccgccgccgtctccagGTTCGCCGCCACCTCCCCGGCCGCGGCACCCATCTCCGTCAGGCTCGGAGCCGCCGCCTCCCGCTCCTCCCTGTCCTTCTCCAGCGGGCGACGCCGCTCCGTCGCCGCGTCCCTCTCGACCTCCGCCACCG CTGTAAAGGAGGCTGTTCAGACAGAGAAGGCACCGGCAGCTCTAGGCCCTTATTCTCAGGCCATCAAAGCAAACAATCTTGTGTTTGTTTCTGGAGTTCTTGGCTTGAATCCTGAG ACCGGGAAGTTTGTATCTGAAAATGTTGAGGAGCAAACTGAGCAG GTTATGAAGAACATGGGCGAGATATTGAAAGCAAGTGGTGCTAGTTATTCTTCAGTTGTGAAGACAACAATCAT GTTGGCTGATCTGCAGGATTTCAAGAAAGTGAACGAGGTCTATGGCAAAT ATTTCCCGGCACCTGCACCTGCACGTTCAACATACCAAGTGGCAGCGCTGCCACTGAATGCCAGGATTGAGATCGAGTGCATCGCGGCTCTCTAA
- the LOC8080114 gene encoding probable protein phosphatase 2C 58: MASLQQRKEESGGDHGHAAADEAVRGTGKGKSEAAPGRRKVTYGFHLAEGRTPHGMEDRHVAEFRQLDDGNEVGLFAGHSGADVATYLREHLFDNILNQPGFDFWTDPMEAIRRAYHRTDRKVLKKKKKKDDDGEGKGMGSRRRGGSTAVTAILMNGEELVVANVGDSRAVLCDAGGRARQLSVDHEPLRERRAIEARGGFVTEIHGDVPRVDAQLAMARAFGDRSLKEHISADPDVAIEDVGDGAELLVLASDGLWKVMSNQEAVDEARSIEDAREAAVRLVDEAVRRGSKDDISCIVVRLH, from the exons ATGGCCTCCCTGCAGCAACGCAAG GAGGAGAGCGGCGGCGACCATGGCCATGCGGCTGCGGACGAGGCGGTGCGCGGGACGGGGAAAGGCAAGAGCGAGGCGGCGCCGGGGCGACGGAAGGTGACGTACGGGTTCCACCTGGCGGAGGGCCGGACGCCGCACGGCATGGAGGACCGCCACGTGGCCGAGTTCCGGCAGCTGGACGACGGCAACGAGGTCGGCCTCTTCGCCGGCCACTCCGGCGCCGACGTCGCCACCTACCTCCGCGAGCACCTCTTCGACAACATCCTCAACCAA CCGGGCTTCGATTTCTGGACGGACCCGATGGAGGCGATCCGGCGCGCGTACCACCGCACGGACCGGAAGGtgctgaagaagaagaagaagaaggacgacgacggcgaggggAAGGGGATGGGCagccggcggcgcggcgggtCGACGGCGGTGACGGCGATCCTGATGAACGGAGAGGAGCTTGTGGTCGCCAACGTCGGCGACTCCCGCGCCGTGCTGTGCGACGCCGGCGGCAGGGCCAGGCAGCTGTCCGTGGACCACGAGCCGCTCCGCGAGCGCCGCGCCATCGAGGCCCGcggcggcttcgtcaccgaGATCCACG GAGACGTGCCTCGCGTGGACGCGCAGCTGGCCATGGCGCGCGCGTTCGGGGACCGGTCGCTCAAGGAGCACATCAGCGCGGACCCGGACGTGGCCATCGAGGACGTCGGCGACGGCGCGGAGCTGCTCGTGCTGGCCAGCGACGGCCTGTGGAAGGTGATGTCGAACCAGGAGGCGGTGGACGAGGCTCGGAGCATCGAGGATGCCCGCGAGGCGGCGGTCAGGCTCGTCGACGAGGCAGTGCGGCGGGGCAGCAAGGACGACATCTCCTGCATTGTCGTGCGACTGCACTAG
- the LOC110432561 gene encoding serine/arginine repetitive matrix protein 2-like isoform X1, translating into MEYISPERNLEGTCGDPGPLFGDQGGSLLDHLGYQGGGIPQHESPTLDHGLLVDPADAIPYLSTDSPPFMNDQITCNVMKSASASPESSMKQPQEPLNIESDVQNDAAEQNVHNCNSEEQITSLGCDEHQNTEVIGAVLPPKLLESSGNDISNFQPETTYSDAYHGDSLLTENSSKGYQLNNSGAPADDIPNSPALQMENEEMEKLHETSHNENSGSEDDQMNGRKPFPINGRDNEKFNTSAVPPSWEQTEQKNPGTRNGSSTPDNQFDSPPDRFARLERDTPSPDGRVSPERFARLERDTPSPDGRISPPVEGSHAHQSEKMESQYRAKDVGELAHSESPSIRHRSRSSEKHDPSRKRASSRELSPHARHSSPVERKRRRESRHGDVSPRQRSASPRRRSTPPRRRSISPRRSSHKRRESPRRGDSPRRRHSPRRRESPRKRDSPRRRDSPRRRDSPRRRDSPKRRDSPRRRDRSKSRSPSRKHDTSRHRKEHDRSRSRSPHSRDHHRRSPRRHSPRRRSPPTSHRHRSPRRHWSPPANRKTGLGKPGKNLFIAGFSYATTERDLEKKFGKFGRVTSARVVRDKRTGDSRGFGFLSLEKDEDADAAIRACDETEWNGRIILVEKSKAPAW; encoded by the exons ATGGAGTACATATCCCCTGAGAGAAATCTGGAGGGGACTTGTGGAGATCCTGGGCCATTATTTGGAGACCAAGGTGGCAGCCTGTTGGACCACTTGGGTTATCAAGGAGGAGGAATTCCACAACATGAGTCTCCAACACTGGATCATGGACTTTTGGTTGATCCAGCTGATGCAATTCCGTATTTATCTACAGATTCTCCGCCCTTCATGAATGATCAAATCACTTGTAATGTAATGAAATCTGCTTCAGCTAGTCCAGAATCTTCGATGAAACAACCTCAAGAACCTCTTAATATAGAATCTGATGTACAGAATGATGCAGCTGAACAAAATGTTCACAATTGTAACTCTGAAGAACAGATCACTTCTCTGGGCTGTGATGAACATCAGAACACAGAAGTGATTGGTGCAGTGTTGCCTCCAAAGCTTCTTGAAAGCAGTGGTAATGATATATCAAACTTTCAACCAGAAACTACATATTCTGATGCCTACCATGGTGACTCTTTGTTAACTGAAAATAGTAGTAAGGGTTACCAGCTTAACAATAGTGGGGCTCCTGCTGATGATATTCCAAACTCTCCTGCGCTTCAGATGGAAAATGAGGAGATGGAAAAGTTACATGAGACTTCTCACAATGAAAACAGTGGGTCAGAGGATGATCAAATGAATGGTAGGAAACCTTTCCCCATTAATGGTCGAGACAATGAGAAGTTTAACACTTCAGCTGTACCTCCTTCTTGGGAACAGACAGAGCAGAAAAATCCTGGTACTAGAAATGGAAGTTCAACTCCAGACAATCAATTTGATTCTCCACCGGACAGGTTTGCAAGACTGGAAAGGGACACACCATCTCCAGATGGGAGAGTATCCCCTGAAAGGTTTGCAAGACTGGAAAGGGATACCCCATCTCCAGACGGGAGGATATCTCCTCCAGTTGAAGGTTCACATGCCCATCAATCTGAGAAGATGGAGTCACAATATCGTGCCAAAGATGTTGGTGAGTTAGCTCATTCTGAAAGCCCATCGATAAGACATCGGTCCCGATCTTCTGAAAAACATGACCCCAGCCGCAAAAGAGCCTCGTCAAGGGAGTTATCTCCACACGCGCGACATAGTTCTCCTGTAGAAAGGAAAAGACGGAGAGAGTCTCGACATGGTGATGTGTCGCCTCGACAAAGATCTGCATCTCCTCGAAGAAGATCTACACCCCCTCGAAGAAGATCTATATCCCCTCGAAGGTCCTCACACAAGAGGAGGGAATCACCAAGAAGGGGAGACTCACCTAGGAGGAGGCACTCACCTAGGAGGAGGGAGTCACCAAGGAAGAGAGATTCACCAAGGAGGAGAGACTCACCAAGGAGGAGAGACTCACCAAGGAGGAGAGACTCACCAAAAAGGAGGGATTCCCCAAGGAGGAGGGATAGGTCAAAATCAAGGTCACCTTCAAGAAAACATGATACCTCTAGACATAGAAAAGAACATGATAGATCTCGGTCCAGGTCTCCCCACTCGAGGGATCATCACAGGCGATCTCCAAG AAGGCATTCGCCAAGGCGCAGATCACCCCCAACTAGTCATCGCCATCGTTCACCAAGAAGACATTGGTCACCACCTGCCAACAGGAAGACTGGATTGGGTAAGCCTGGAAAGAATCTCTTTATTGCAGGATTTAGCTATGCCACCACTGAGCGAGATTTGGAGAAGAAATTTGGCAAGTTTGGACGTGTAACAAGTGCACGTGTTGTTCGTGATAAACG AACTGGAGATTCCCGTGGCTTTGGATTCTTATCCTTGGAGAAGGATGAGGATGCTGATGCAGCAATCCGTGCTTGTGACGAGACTGAGTGGAATGGGAGGATCATTCTTGTGGAGAAGTCAAAGGCACCTGCATGGTGA